ATGAGCTGCCACGTCTCGGACAGGTTGAGCCGGCCGTGGTGAACGGTCAGCTCGGCGATCGAGTCCTTGTGGCTATCGGGCGTGGCGGCGGTGCGCGGTGTCGTCATGGCGAGGTCGTTGACACGACAGGAGACGGAATGAACATCTGACGGGCTGCGCGCGACGGGGTTCCGCGCAGCCTCGCGTGGGCGTGGCTCAGGCGTCGGCCAGCGCGGCCTGCAGCGCGTAGGACAGCGCCGGCAGCCTGGCGGCGACCTCGGCCATCCGCGCCGCATCGGGCTCGCGCTGCGCGGCGGCCCAGACGGCCTCCGGGAAGTGCGTGTCCCAGCGGTAGCGCGGGATGACGTGCCAGTGCAGGTGCGGCACGAAGTTGCCGAAGCTGGCGAGGTTGATCTTGTCCGGCGCCAGCACTTCGCGCTGCACGCGCTCGACGCGGGCGACCACCTCCATCAGCCAGCGGCGGTCAGCCTCCATCAGGTCGGTCTGCTCGGCGACGTGGCCGTTCCAGATGACGCGGCAGAAGCCCGGAAAGCGCGCGTGCTCGACCAGCACCACGCGCGCCCGGGCATTGCGCCAGACCGGCTCGCCGCCGTCGCCCTCGCACAGCGCGCAGCCGGCCACGCGCGCCCCCGCCGTCACACCAGCACCCGCTCGATACCACCGGCGTTGGCATGGGCGACGTAGTCCTGCAGCCAGGTCTCGCCCAGCACATGGCGCGCCATCTCGACCACGATGTAGTCGGCCTGCACCGAAGCATCCTCGCTGTAGCGCGACAGGCCCTGCAGGCACGACGGGCAGCTGGTGAGGATCTTCACGTCGCCGCTGAAGGCCTCGCCGCCCTGGCCGCTGGCCTGGTCAAGCTGGCGCAGCTTGTCGGCGCCCTTGCGCATCTCTTCTTCCTTGCGGAAGCGGATCTGCGTGGAGATGTCCGGACGCGAGACCGCCAGCGTGCCGGACTCGCCGCAGCAGCGGTCGTTCTTCTCGATCGCGCGGGTCTGGCCGTCGGCGCCCTTGTTGCCGCCCATCAGCTGGTTGACCAGCTTGGTCGGGTCCATGGTCTTGATCGGGGTGTGGCAGGGGTCGTGGTACATGTAGCGCACGCCCTGCACGCCGTCGATCTTGACGCCCTTCTCCAGCAGGAATTCGTGGATGTCGATGATGCGGCAGCCCGGGAAGATCTTGTCGAATTCGTAGCCGGCCAGCTGGTCGTAGCACGTGCCGCAGCTCACCACCACCGTCTTGATGTCGAGGTAGTTGAGCGTGTTGGCCACGCGGTGGAACAGCACGCGGTTGTCGGTGACGATCTTCTCGGCCTTGTCGTACTGGCCATTGCCGCGCTGCGGATAGCCGCAGCACAGGTAGCCCGGCGGCAGCACGGTCTGCACTCCGGCGTGCCACAGCATCGCCTGCGTGGCCAGGCCCACCTGCGAGAACAGCCGCTCCGAGCCGCAGCCCGGGAAGTAGAACACCGCCTCGCTGTCGGGCGTGGTGACCTTCGGGTCGCGGATGATCGGGACGATCTCGTTGTCCTCGATGTCCAGCAGGGCGCGAGCCGTCTTCTTGGGCAGGTTGCCCGGCATCTTCTTGTTGATGAAGTGGATCACCTGCTCGCGCACCGGCGGCTTGCCCACCGTGGCGGGCGGATGCGCGGTCTGCTTCCTGGCGAATTTCTTCAGGATGTCGTGCCCCAGGCGCTGCGCCTTGTAGCCCCAGTCGATCATCACCTTGCGCGTGAGGTTGATGGTCTCGGGATTGGTCGCGTTCAGGAAGAACATCGACGCGGCGGTGCCGGGGTTGAACTTCTTCTGCCCCATCTTGCGCAGCAGGTTGCGCATGTTCATCGACACGTCGCCGAAGTCGATCTTGACCGGGCACGGCGTGGCGCACTTGTGGCAGACCGTGCAGTGGTCGCCCACGTCGGCGAACTCTTCCCAGTGCTTGACCGACACGCCGCGGCGCGTCTGCTCTTCGTACAGGAAGGCCTCGATCAGCAGCGAGGTGGCCAGGATCTTGTTGCGCGGGCTGTACAGCAGGTTGGCGCGCGGCACGTGGGTGGCGCACACCGGCTTGCACTTGCCGCAGCGCAGGCAGTCCTTGATGCTGTCCGAGATGGCGCCGATGTCGCTCTGCTGCATGATGATCGACTCGTGCCCCATCAGGCCGAACGACGGCGTGTAGGCATTGCGCAGGTCGGCGGCCGGCGCCTGCGGGTCGTTCAGGTCGCGCAGCAGCTTGCCCTTGTTGAAGCGGCCGTTCGGGTCGACGCGGCGCTTGTAGGCGGCGAAGTCGGCGATCTCGTCGTCGGTCAGGAACTCCAGCTTGGTAATGCCGATGCCGTGCTCGCCCGAGATGACGCCATCGAGCGAGCGCGCCAGCGTCATGATGCGGGCCACCGCCTTGTGGGCGTCCTGCAGCATGTCGTAGTCGTCCGAGTTGACCGGCAGGTTGGTGTGCACGTTGCCGTCGCCCGCGTGCATGTGCAGCGCCACGAAGACGCGGCCGCGCAGCACCTGCTTGTGGATCGCCTGCGCTTCGTCGAGGATCGGCTTGAACTCGCCGCCGTTGAAGATCTTGCGCAACTCGGCGCGGATCTCGGCCTTCCACGACACGCGGATGGTGCGGTCCTGCAGCAGATGGAACAGGTTGGCGTCCGGCTGGACCTGCAGGCGCTCGTCGATGGTCTGGGCGAGGTAGCCCAGGCCCAGGCCGATCAGGCTGGCGCGCGCGGCATTGACCGGCGTGTCAAGATGGTCCAGCAGGTACTGCCAGCGCGCGCGGGTGGCGCGCAGCAGCTGCTGCGCCTGCTGCACGCGGTCTTCCAGCAGTTCGGCGCTGGGGATCTCGTTGGCGTCGTCGGTGCGGCCGAGCGGCAGGTCGGTGCGCGCGAAGAACGCCAGCAGCGCGTCTGCCAGCTTCAGCTTGTTCTTGACCGACAGCTCGATGTTGATGCGCTCGATGCCGTCGGTGTACTCGCCCATGCGCGGCAGCGGGATCACCACGTCTTCGTTGATCTTGAAGGCGTTGGTGTGCTTGGCGATGGCGGCGGTGCGCGAGCGGTCCAGCCAGAACTTCTTGCGCGCCTCGGGGCTCACGGCGACGAAGCCTTCGCCGCTCTTGCCGTTGGCCAGGCGGATGACTTCCGAGGTGGCGCGCGCCACGGCATCGTCGTCGTCGCCGACGATGTCGCCGATCAGCACCATCTTCGGGAAGGCGTTGCGCTTGCTCTTGGTGGCATAGCCGACCGCGCGCAGGTAGCGCTCGTCCAGGTGCTCCAGGCCGGCCAGGATGGCGCCGCCGGGTTTCTTGGTCTCGGCGTCGAGGTAGTCCTTGATCTCGACGATGCTCGGGATCGCGTCGCGCGCCTGGCCGAAGAACTCCAGGCACACGGTGCGGATCGACTTGGGCATGCGGTGCAGGACCCAGCGCGCGCTGGTGATGATGCCGTCGCAGCCTTCCTTCTGCACGCCGGGCAGGCCGGCCAGGAACTTGTCGGTGACGTCCTTGCCGAGGCCTTCCTTGCGGAACTTGCGGCCTTCGATGGTGAGCGACTCGGTGCGCAGCGGCTTGCTGCCCACGGGCGCGTTGCCGTCGAACCACTTCAGCTCGAAGGTGGCGACCGGCGCGTCGTGGATCTTGCCCAGGTTGTGGTCCAGGCGCGTGACTTCGAGCCAGTTGCCGTCCGGATCGACCATGCGCCACCAGGCCAGGTTGTCCAGCGCGGTGCCCCACAGCACGGCCTTCTTGCCGCCCGCGTTCATGGCGACGTTGCCGCCGATGCACGAGGCGTCGATCGAGGTCGGGTCCACCGCGAAGACGAGACCGGCGCGCTCGGCGGCCTCCGCCACGCGGCGCGTCACCACGCCGGCGGCCGAATAGATGGTGGCGACGGGGTGGTCGACGCCGGGCAGGTCGGTCATCTCGACCGCATCCAGGCGCTCCAGCTTCTCGGTGTTGATGACGGCCGAGAACGGCGTCAGCGGCACGGCGCCGCCGGTGTAGCCGGTGCCGCCTCCGCGCGGGATGATGGTCAGGCCCAGCTCGAAGCAGCCCTTGACGATGCCGGCCACCTCGTCTTCCGTGTCCG
The sequence above is a segment of the Ralstonia nicotianae genome. Coding sequences within it:
- a CDS encoding HIT family protein, producing MTAGARVAGCALCEGDGGEPVWRNARARVVLVEHARFPGFCRVIWNGHVAEQTDLMEADRRWLMEVVARVERVQREVLAPDKINLASFGNFVPHLHWHVIPRYRWDTHFPEAVWAAAQREPDAARMAEVAARLPALSYALQAALADA
- a CDS encoding DUF3683 domain-containing protein, with amino-acid sequence MNAPLLIDAKLAAQDAAPRLREIPYNYTSFSDREIVIRLLGESAWQILDELRSERRTGRSARMLYEVLGDIWVVRRNPYLQDDLLDNPKRRQMLIDALNHRLAEIEKRRTADQTAHNDPESDERSRKVEQLVVHARRAVKAFEDEFAQVYDLRRRAQKVLGRVTAKDNIKFDGLSRVSHVTDATDWRVEYPFVVLAPDTEDEVAGIVKGCFELGLTIIPRGGGTGYTGGAVPLTPFSAVINTEKLERLDAVEMTDLPGVDHPVATIYSAAGVVTRRVAEAAERAGLVFAVDPTSIDASCIGGNVAMNAGGKKAVLWGTALDNLAWWRMVDPDGNWLEVTRLDHNLGKIHDAPVATFELKWFDGNAPVGSKPLRTESLTIEGRKFRKEGLGKDVTDKFLAGLPGVQKEGCDGIITSARWVLHRMPKSIRTVCLEFFGQARDAIPSIVEIKDYLDAETKKPGGAILAGLEHLDERYLRAVGYATKSKRNAFPKMVLIGDIVGDDDDAVARATSEVIRLANGKSGEGFVAVSPEARKKFWLDRSRTAAIAKHTNAFKINEDVVIPLPRMGEYTDGIERINIELSVKNKLKLADALLAFFARTDLPLGRTDDANEIPSAELLEDRVQQAQQLLRATRARWQYLLDHLDTPVNAARASLIGLGLGYLAQTIDERLQVQPDANLFHLLQDRTIRVSWKAEIRAELRKIFNGGEFKPILDEAQAIHKQVLRGRVFVALHMHAGDGNVHTNLPVNSDDYDMLQDAHKAVARIMTLARSLDGVISGEHGIGITKLEFLTDDEIADFAAYKRRVDPNGRFNKGKLLRDLNDPQAPAADLRNAYTPSFGLMGHESIIMQQSDIGAISDSIKDCLRCGKCKPVCATHVPRANLLYSPRNKILATSLLIEAFLYEEQTRRGVSVKHWEEFADVGDHCTVCHKCATPCPVKIDFGDVSMNMRNLLRKMGQKKFNPGTAASMFFLNATNPETINLTRKVMIDWGYKAQRLGHDILKKFARKQTAHPPATVGKPPVREQVIHFINKKMPGNLPKKTARALLDIEDNEIVPIIRDPKVTTPDSEAVFYFPGCGSERLFSQVGLATQAMLWHAGVQTVLPPGYLCCGYPQRGNGQYDKAEKIVTDNRVLFHRVANTLNYLDIKTVVVSCGTCYDQLAGYEFDKIFPGCRIIDIHEFLLEKGVKIDGVQGVRYMYHDPCHTPIKTMDPTKLVNQLMGGNKGADGQTRAIEKNDRCCGESGTLAVSRPDISTQIRFRKEEEMRKGADKLRQLDQASGQGGEAFSGDVKILTSCPSCLQGLSRYSEDASVQADYIVVEMARHVLGETWLQDYVAHANAGGIERVLV